A portion of the Gigantopelta aegis isolate Gae_Host chromosome 10, Gae_host_genome, whole genome shotgun sequence genome contains these proteins:
- the LOC121383973 gene encoding E3 ubiquitin-protein ligase MIB2-like, with product MAAGLRVMRGSDWLSDDADGGEGHLGTVVSYWEDETAEVIWDNGKKTLSSIGKDSKYELRVVDNAPVGIRHQNIVCGSCEEVNMIGMRWSCDKCTDYDLCSLCYFTGKHDLSHEFKRRDTGQSTG from the exons ATGGCGGCAGGTCTACGAGTAATGCGAGGAAGTGATTGGCTATCGGATGACGCTGACGGGGGTGAAGGTCATCTCGGAACGGTGGTGTCATATTGGGAAGATGAAACAGCCGAAGTGATCTGGGACAATGGAAAAAAAACTCTGTCGAGCATTGGGAAGGACAGCAAATACGAGCTGAGGGTTGTAGACAATGCTCCTGTAG gaaTTCGCCATCAGAATATCGTCTGTGGTAGTTGCGAAGAGGTTAATATGATTGGCATGCGATGGTCATGTGATAAATGTACCGATTACGATTTGTGCTCTTTGTGCTACTTCACGGGAAAGCATGACCTCTCTCATGAGTTCAAGCGTCGTGACACGGGCCAATCTACGGGGTAA